The DNA region ACGCGGTCCTGGTCGAGCACCTCGGCGCGGGCCCGGGCGGTCTGCGCGCCGCGCCGCTCGCGGGCGATCTCCACCGCCTTCTCCACCCGGGCGCGCAGCGCCTCGGTGCTGAACGGCTTCTCGAGGAAGTCGATGGCGCCTTCTCGCATCGCGTCCACCGCGGTGGCGATGGTGCCGTGGGCGGAGATCACCACCACGGTGGCGTCGGGATCCTCGGCGCGGATGCGCCGGACCACCTCGATGCCGTCCACCGGCACCATGCGGAGATCGGTGACCACCACGTCGGCGGCGCGCTTGCGGTAGGCGGCGATCGCCTCGGCGCCGCCCCGCACCGCCAGGACGTCGTGGCCGAGGCGGGCGAGCGTGATGACCATGCCCTCCCGAAGCGCGTCGTGATCGTCGGCCACCAGGATCCTTGCCATCGCGGGGGCAGTCTAATCCGGATCGCCGCCCGCGCGACCGCGCCGCATCCCCCGGACGCAGGGCCGGCGCGGGCGGGCGGTCGCCGGCCGCTCGTTTTTTGGCGTGGATGCTGCGACATTTCGCATTTGTCAGGGTTCGAACGGTGGTTACGGATCAGGAATGGCGGCCGGAAGGCCGCCCGGGTGATCCCAATGAACAAGAAGACCGCCGGCTTCAACGTCGCCTACATCTTCCTCGCCGCGCTCGGCGTCCTCATGGTGCAGGACTGGTGGGCCCGCTCGCAGGCGGTCGCCACCCTCCCCTACAGCCAGTTCCAGCAGCTCGTCCGCGAGGACAAGGTGGCGAAGGTCACCGTCTCGCAGGACCAGGTCGCCGGCGAGCTGAAGGAGCCGCTCAACGGCAAGACCCGCTTCGTCGCGATCCGCGTGGACTCGGACATGGCGAAGGAGCTGGACCAGCACGGCGTCACCTACGCCGGCCGCTACGACAGCGACTTCGTGGCGATGCTCCTGTCCTGGGTGGTGCCCATCGCGCTGTTCTTCGGCGTGTGGCTGCTGCTCAGCCGGCGCATGGCGAAGCAGCTCGGCGCGGGCGGTCCGGGCGGCGGGCTCATGTCCATCGGCAAGTCGAAGGCCAAGGTCTACGTGGAGACCGACACGAAGACGACGTTCGCCGACGTGGCCGGGGTGGACGAGGCCAAGGACGAGCTGAAGGAGATCGTCACCTTCCTCAAGGACCCGAAGTCCTACGGCCGGCTCGGCGCCCGCATGCCGAAGGGCGTGCTGCTGGTGGGCCCGCCGGGCACCGGCAAGACCCTGCTCGCGAAGGCGGTGGCGGGCGAGGCGAGCGTGCCGTTCTTCTCCATCTCCGGCTCGGAGTTCGTGGAGATGTTCGTGGGCGTGGGCGCCGCCCGCGTGCGCGACCTGTTCGAGCAGGCCCGCGCCAAGGCGCCGGCCATCATCTTCATCGACGAGCTGGACGCGCTCGGGCGCGCCCGCGCCAGCATGCCGGGCATGAGCGGCGGGCACGACGAGAAGGAGCAGACGCTGAACCAGCTGCTGGTGGAGCTGGACGGGTTCGACCCCTCCGCCGGCATCGTGCTCCTCGCCGCCACCAACCGGCCCGAGATCCTCGACCCCGCGCTGCTCCGCGCCGGCCGCTTCGACCGGCAGGTGCTGGTGGACCGTCCGGACCGGGTGGGCCGCCTCGCCATCCTGAAGGTCCACACGCAGCGCGTGGTGCTCGACGACGGCGTGAAGCTGGAGGAGGTGGCGGCGCTCACGCCGGGCTTCACCGGCGCGGACCTCGCGAACCTGGTGAACGAGGCCGCGCTGGTGGCCACGCGGCGGGACGCCGAGAAGATCTCGATGGAGGACTTCAACGTCGCCGTCGAGCGGATCGTGGCCGGCCTCGAGAAGAAGAACCGGCTGC from Anaeromyxobacter dehalogenans 2CP-C includes:
- the ftsH gene encoding ATP-dependent zinc metalloprotease FtsH; this translates as MNKKTAGFNVAYIFLAALGVLMVQDWWARSQAVATLPYSQFQQLVREDKVAKVTVSQDQVAGELKEPLNGKTRFVAIRVDSDMAKELDQHGVTYAGRYDSDFVAMLLSWVVPIALFFGVWLLLSRRMAKQLGAGGPGGGLMSIGKSKAKVYVETDTKTTFADVAGVDEAKDELKEIVTFLKDPKSYGRLGARMPKGVLLVGPPGTGKTLLAKAVAGEASVPFFSISGSEFVEMFVGVGAARVRDLFEQARAKAPAIIFIDELDALGRARASMPGMSGGHDEKEQTLNQLLVELDGFDPSAGIVLLAATNRPEILDPALLRAGRFDRQVLVDRPDRVGRLAILKVHTQRVVLDDGVKLEEVAALTPGFTGADLANLVNEAALVATRRDAEKISMEDFNVAVERIVAGLEKKNRLLNPREREVVAHHEMGHALVAAGLAGTDPVHKISIIPRGIGALGYTIQRPTEDRYLMTREELQSKMAVLLGGRAAEHLVFDHLSTGASDDLSKATEIARSMVTRYGMGETLGPVTYETEPNGYLGELGTRRLYSEATAREIDVAVRDLVEGAFQRAAGILTDNRALLDQGASELLARETLAGNELQALLGRVHGDGPRVAAASAASAAS